One Mesorhizobium loti genomic window carries:
- a CDS encoding adenosine deaminase: MTDFIGLPKAEVHIHIEGCFEADDVIANCEEAGIPLRAPRDRLFEAHDLKSFLEMLDWLCGTFRTREQLATTAYKFAQRMGRSGVRYADVIVNPTHWPHWHKDIRGMTDAFDAGFAAAEQDGHPPVGLCVSLLRTQSAAEAIELVELLSDIRHKRVVALSIDGNEAAAGRTGPRFAEAFRRAGAAGLRRTVHAGESSGPEGVRDAIELLGADRIDHGVRAIEDPDLVDLLAQRQIPLGVCPVSNLALGVYPSLAQHPLDALRKAGVPVSINTDDPSLLNTTLEASYAACAETFAWGDETIRQLAATSVQASYADPALKARILADLAAWRT; this comes from the coding sequence TTGACCGACTTCATCGGACTGCCGAAAGCCGAAGTGCACATCCATATCGAGGGCTGTTTCGAGGCCGACGATGTGATCGCGAACTGCGAGGAGGCCGGCATTCCGCTGCGTGCGCCGCGCGACAGGCTTTTCGAAGCCCATGACCTCAAGAGCTTCCTCGAAATGCTCGATTGGTTGTGCGGGACTTTTCGCACGCGCGAGCAGCTCGCCACGACCGCTTACAAGTTCGCGCAGCGCATGGGCCGAAGCGGCGTGCGTTACGCCGACGTCATCGTCAATCCGACGCATTGGCCGCATTGGCACAAAGACATTCGGGGGATGACCGACGCGTTCGACGCGGGGTTCGCGGCCGCCGAGCAGGATGGGCACCCGCCGGTCGGACTTTGCGTCAGCCTGCTGCGCACCCAGTCGGCGGCTGAAGCGATCGAGCTGGTGGAGTTGCTGAGCGACATCCGGCACAAGCGCGTCGTCGCCCTTTCGATCGACGGCAACGAAGCGGCCGCCGGCCGCACCGGCCCTCGCTTCGCCGAGGCATTTCGCCGTGCCGGCGCGGCAGGTCTGCGGCGCACCGTTCACGCAGGCGAGTCGAGTGGCCCGGAAGGTGTTCGCGACGCCATCGAACTGCTGGGCGCCGACCGCATCGACCACGGCGTGCGGGCGATCGAGGACCCGGACCTCGTCGACTTGCTGGCGCAGCGGCAGATTCCGCTCGGCGTCTGCCCGGTCTCCAATCTGGCGCTCGGTGTCTATCCCTCGCTTGCGCAACATCCGCTCGATGCCTTGCGCAAGGCCGGTGTCCCGGTCTCGATCAACACCGACGATCCGTCGCTGCTTAACACCACGCTTGAAGCCTCCTACGCCGCTTGCGCCGAGACTTTCGCCTGGGGCGACGAAACCATCCGCCAGCTCGCCGCGACATCGGTGCAGGCGAGCTATGCCGACCCGGCGCTGAAGGCGCGGATCCTGGCCGATCTGGCGGCCTGGCGGACCTGA
- a CDS encoding short-chain dehydrogenase/reductase SDR, with protein MSVEKVAVVVAGGSGMGAAAAKRLAADGFKVAILSSSGKGEALAKELGGLGVTGSNQSNDDLQRLADLTLERYGRIDVLVNSGGHGPRAPILEITDEQWRTGMDVYLMNVIRPVRIVAPQMVKQKGGAIINISTAWVAEPNAMFPTSAVFRAGLTAYTKIFSNTYAADNVRMNNVLPGWIDSLPATEERRDNVPMQRYGTMEEVAATIAFLASEGAGYITGQNIRVDGGVIRAL; from the coding sequence ATGAGTGTAGAAAAAGTGGCTGTTGTCGTGGCCGGTGGCAGCGGCATGGGCGCGGCGGCGGCCAAGCGGCTCGCGGCGGACGGCTTCAAGGTCGCCATCCTGTCGTCCTCCGGCAAGGGCGAGGCGTTGGCCAAGGAGTTGGGCGGGCTCGGCGTCACCGGCTCCAACCAGTCGAACGATGATCTCCAGCGCCTCGCCGACCTGACGCTGGAGCGCTATGGCCGCATCGACGTGCTGGTCAACAGCGGTGGCCACGGGCCGCGCGCGCCGATCCTGGAAATCACGGACGAGCAGTGGCGTACCGGCATGGATGTCTATCTGATGAACGTCATCCGGCCGGTGCGCATCGTGGCGCCGCAAATGGTCAAGCAGAAGGGTGGGGCCATCATCAACATCTCGACGGCCTGGGTGGCCGAGCCGAACGCGATGTTTCCGACCTCGGCCGTGTTCCGCGCCGGATTGACCGCCTACACCAAGATCTTCTCCAACACCTACGCCGCCGACAATGTGCGCATGAACAATGTGCTGCCCGGCTGGATCGACAGCCTGCCGGCCACCGAAGAGCGCCGCGACAACGTGCCGATGCAGCGCTATGGCACAATGGAGGAGGTCGCGGCGACGATTGCGTTCCTGGCTTCGGAGGGTGCAGGCTATATCACCGGCCAGAACATCCGCGTGGACGGGGGTGTTATTCGGGCGTTGTGA
- a CDS encoding transcriptional regulator, producing MPEAFLSLPPLNALRAFEASARHLNFRIAAEELNVTQGAVAQHIRGLETHLGTKLFERLPRGLALTDQGRAYVPNIRRAFDLISEATLLLRPEPARLTISVTPSFATKWLIPRLQDFMADNPLVDLRVLASESLSSFQADGVDIAVRQGRPPFGAGLIVDLLFPQQIIAICSPALLPAGATEIAAAEIQHHVLLHDAHNLWPEFMEKAVGLRMTAELKRMRFNQTSLAIDAAIAGQGIALASRFLVAADLVAGRLVQPVSGEMRGAQDFHVVMPRKQRHPEPTQAVRQWLLDAGERPPV from the coding sequence ATGCCTGAAGCCTTCCTGAGTCTGCCGCCATTGAATGCGCTGCGCGCCTTCGAGGCTTCGGCGCGCCATCTCAACTTCCGCATCGCCGCGGAGGAGCTGAACGTGACCCAGGGTGCGGTGGCCCAGCACATTCGCGGCCTGGAGACCCATCTCGGCACGAAACTGTTCGAGCGGCTGCCACGCGGCCTGGCGCTGACCGATCAGGGCCGCGCCTATGTGCCCAACATCCGCCGCGCCTTCGACCTGATCTCGGAGGCGACCTTGCTGTTGCGCCCCGAGCCGGCACGGCTGACGATCAGCGTGACGCCGAGTTTTGCCACCAAATGGCTGATCCCCCGGTTGCAGGACTTCATGGCCGACAATCCGCTGGTCGACCTGCGCGTGCTGGCCAGCGAGAGCCTGTCGAGTTTCCAGGCCGACGGCGTCGACATTGCTGTGCGGCAAGGCCGCCCGCCCTTCGGCGCCGGCCTGATCGTCGACCTGTTGTTTCCCCAGCAGATCATCGCCATCTGCAGCCCGGCCCTGCTGCCGGCCGGCGCGACCGAAATCGCGGCGGCCGAAATCCAGCATCACGTCCTGCTGCACGATGCGCACAATCTGTGGCCGGAATTCATGGAAAAGGCCGTCGGCCTGAGGATGACCGCCGAACTGAAACGCATGCGCTTCAACCAGACCAGCCTCGCCATCGACGCCGCCATCGCCGGCCAGGGCATAGCGCTGGCCAGCCGCTTCCTCGTCGCCGCCGACCTCGTCGCCGGGAGGCTGGTCCAGCCGGTCAGCGGCGAAATGCGCGGCGCGCAGGATTTCCATGTCGTGATGCCGAGAAAGCAGCGCCATCCCGAGCCGACGCAAGCCGTGCGGCAATGGCTGCTGGATGCAGGGGAACGGCCGCCGGTCTAG
- a CDS encoding AsnC family transcriptional regulator, which produces MDDLDRIDRSLLRLLQEDGRRTTLDLARRVGLSPTGAAQRIKRLFAEGFIRAVRAVLDPARIGQAQLVFIEVRLDHTAPHVFDRFAEAVVRAPEIIECHMVVGGFDYLVKARIADMTMFQDFLQRVILPLPGVRETHTYASIANVKPDALLPI; this is translated from the coding sequence ATGGACGATCTCGACCGTATCGACCGCTCGCTGTTGCGCTTGCTGCAAGAGGATGGCCGCCGCACCACGCTCGATCTGGCCCGCCGCGTCGGCCTGTCGCCGACCGGAGCGGCGCAACGCATCAAGCGGCTGTTCGCCGAAGGCTTCATCCGGGCGGTGCGGGCCGTTCTCGACCCGGCCCGGATCGGGCAGGCACAGCTGGTCTTCATCGAAGTGCGGCTCGACCATACGGCGCCGCATGTCTTCGACCGCTTCGCCGAGGCGGTTGTGCGGGCGCCCGAGATCATCGAATGTCACATGGTGGTCGGCGGCTTCGATTATCTGGTCAAGGCGCGCATCGCCGACATGACGATGTTCCAGGATTTCCTGCAGCGGGTGATCCTGCCGCTGCCCGGCGTCAGGGAGACGCATACCTACGCCTCGATCGCCAATGTGAAGCCGGACGCGTTGCTGCCGATCTAG
- a CDS encoding Ornithine cyclodeaminase, producing MMSATPTTRSAQTKGDTAVLILSETEVKTCIDPRQLLDVLAEGFKALSGGKIVNPARPQLDIPQAGYSLAMPAWAAGMHLTVKIVNVFEGNIARAIPSHLATIHLFDPQTGMPVCVMDGTYITAARTSGSAVLSVRELARRDARVATVVGAGVQAGQHLHLLPLVRDFTEIRVVSKAFADAQALAARHPGVVAVSDLEAAVRSSDVVCLATHSYQPVISAEWVRPGTHVSSVGVAPPGGELPVELVRRASLFVETRDAFAPTPVGSCELDGIDPQTGTELGEMLLGLRPGRTGADQVTVYKAMGVAMEDLVTGDLAYREAVRRGLGRTVAL from the coding sequence ATGATGTCAGCCACACCGACCACCCGCAGCGCCCAGACCAAGGGCGACACAGCCGTGCTCATCCTGAGCGAAACCGAGGTGAAAACATGCATCGACCCGCGCCAGCTGCTCGATGTGCTGGCAGAGGGCTTCAAGGCATTGTCCGGCGGCAAGATCGTCAATCCGGCGCGGCCGCAGCTCGACATTCCGCAGGCCGGCTATTCGCTGGCGATGCCGGCCTGGGCGGCGGGCATGCATCTGACGGTGAAGATCGTCAACGTGTTCGAAGGCAACATCGCCCGGGCCATCCCCAGCCATCTCGCCACCATCCATTTGTTCGACCCGCAAACGGGCATGCCGGTCTGCGTCATGGACGGCACCTACATCACCGCCGCGCGCACCTCCGGCTCTGCCGTGCTCTCGGTGCGCGAACTCGCCCGCCGCGATGCCAGGGTCGCGACGGTGGTCGGCGCCGGCGTGCAGGCCGGCCAGCATTTGCACCTCCTGCCGCTGGTGCGGGACTTCACCGAAATCCGCGTCGTCTCGAAAGCGTTCGCGGACGCGCAGGCACTGGCAGCACGGCATCCGGGCGTCGTCGCCGTCAGCGATCTAGAGGCCGCGGTGCGCTCGTCGGATGTCGTGTGCCTGGCAACGCATTCCTACCAGCCGGTGATTTCGGCCGAATGGGTGCGGCCCGGCACGCATGTCTCGTCGGTGGGCGTCGCGCCGCCCGGCGGCGAATTGCCGGTTGAGCTCGTCCGCCGGGCCAGCCTGTTCGTCGAGACCAGGGACGCCTTCGCGCCTACTCCGGTCGGCTCTTGCGAACTCGATGGCATCGATCCGCAAACCGGGACCGAGCTTGGCGAGATGCTGCTTGGGCTGCGGCCGGGAAGGACCGGCGCCGACCAGGTCACCGTCTACAAGGCCATGGGTGTCGCGATGGAAGACCTGGTGACGGGGGACCTTGCTTATCGCGAGGCGGTTCGGCGAGGATTGGGGCGGACCGTGGCCTTGTAG
- a CDS encoding FAD dependent oxidoreductase: MQSNPPQKIVVIGGGIAGLSLAAAVRDWAEVIVIEREPHLGYHASGRSAALFTETYGNRLVRALTLASRQAIIDGGFAAHRRGALHVGWADDGAAIDRLAGELQALVPSVRRLSAAELHALVPVIAAEASCGGVYEPDAVDVDTDKMLAASASALKASGGTIRTGEEVRAIAPNGSGLRVETTAGVHSADIVVNAAGAWVDVVAGLAGLSGLGFQPKRRTAFLFDPPAGTNIAGWPLVVDLHEQFYFKPDAGRLIGSLADETDSEPCDAYPEDIDVAIAVDRIEQATSMRIGRPSTPWAGLRTFAPDRTPVAGFDPRLPGFFWLGGQGGYGFQVSLTLARLSAALMRGEPLPGDVTALGVTAAALAPDRFLVPATTP; encoded by the coding sequence ATGCAGTCGAATCCTCCCCAAAAAATCGTCGTCATCGGTGGTGGCATTGCCGGCTTGTCGCTTGCGGCGGCCGTGCGAGACTGGGCCGAAGTCATCGTCATCGAGCGCGAGCCGCATCTCGGCTACCACGCCAGCGGCCGCTCCGCCGCTTTGTTCACCGAGACCTATGGGAACCGGCTGGTGCGGGCCCTGACGCTGGCCAGCCGACAGGCGATCATCGATGGCGGCTTTGCTGCCCATCGGCGCGGCGCGCTGCATGTCGGCTGGGCTGACGACGGTGCGGCAATAGACCGGCTGGCAGGCGAATTGCAGGCGCTGGTGCCCAGCGTGCGGCGCCTGTCGGCGGCAGAGCTGCACGCGCTGGTCCCGGTCATTGCCGCAGAGGCCAGCTGCGGCGGCGTCTATGAGCCGGACGCGGTGGATGTCGACACGGACAAGATGCTGGCGGCCAGCGCCTCGGCGCTGAAGGCCAGCGGCGGCACCATCCGCACCGGCGAGGAAGTCCGCGCCATCGCGCCAAACGGCAGCGGTTTGCGAGTGGAAACGACCGCCGGTGTCCATTCAGCCGACATCGTCGTCAACGCCGCCGGCGCCTGGGTCGATGTCGTCGCTGGCCTCGCCGGGCTCTCCGGCCTCGGCTTCCAGCCCAAGCGACGCACCGCCTTCCTGTTCGATCCGCCTGCGGGCACCAACATCGCCGGCTGGCCGCTGGTGGTCGACCTGCACGAACAGTTCTACTTCAAGCCCGACGCCGGCAGGCTGATCGGCTCGCTTGCCGACGAGACCGACTCCGAGCCTTGCGACGCGTATCCGGAAGACATCGACGTCGCCATCGCCGTCGACCGCATCGAGCAGGCGACGTCGATGCGCATCGGCCGGCCGTCGACGCCTTGGGCGGGCCTGCGCACCTTCGCGCCCGACCGCACGCCGGTCGCCGGTTTCGACCCGCGCCTGCCCGGCTTCTTCTGGCTCGGCGGTCAGGGCGGCTACGGTTTTCAGGTATCGCTGACCTTGGCCAGGCTGAGCGCGGCGCTGATGCGCGGCGAGCCCCTGCCCGGCGACGTCACGGCCCTCGGCGTCACCGCCGCGGCGCTGGCGCCCGACCGTTTCCTGGTTCCAGCGACGACACCATGA
- a CDS encoding enoyl-CoA hydratase/isomerase, with translation MTDETVAFDVENGIAWVRFNRPDKRNCMNPTLNRRMMEVLDELEFRDDVGVLVLSGEGSAWSAGMDLKEYFRETEAKGLGAVRKAQAEAYGWWRRLRWYSKPTIAMVNGWCFGGGYGPLFACDLAFAADEAQFALSEINWGILPGGGATKVVVDLLSMRDAMYHALTGELIDGRKAAAWKLVNESLPLADLKARVTEIANTLLKKNPIALKATKDAIRRVAEMTYDNAEDYLVRAQEAANFHDNSGRKEGIRQFIDEKSYKPGLGAYDKAR, from the coding sequence ATGACCGACGAGACCGTTGCCTTCGATGTCGAGAACGGCATCGCCTGGGTGCGCTTCAACCGGCCGGACAAGCGCAATTGCATGAACCCGACGCTCAACCGGCGCATGATGGAGGTCCTCGACGAGCTCGAGTTCCGCGACGATGTCGGCGTGCTCGTGCTGTCGGGCGAAGGCAGCGCCTGGTCGGCCGGCATGGACCTCAAGGAGTATTTTCGCGAGACCGAAGCCAAGGGTCTCGGCGCCGTCCGCAAGGCGCAGGCGGAAGCCTATGGCTGGTGGCGGCGCCTGCGCTGGTACAGCAAGCCGACCATCGCCATGGTCAATGGCTGGTGTTTCGGCGGCGGCTATGGCCCGCTCTTCGCCTGCGACCTCGCCTTTGCCGCCGACGAGGCGCAGTTCGCTTTGTCCGAGATCAACTGGGGCATCCTGCCCGGCGGCGGCGCCACCAAGGTGGTGGTCGATCTCCTGTCGATGCGTGACGCCATGTACCACGCGCTGACCGGCGAACTGATCGACGGCAGGAAGGCCGCCGCCTGGAAGCTGGTCAATGAAAGCCTGCCGCTGGCCGATCTGAAGGCGCGCGTCACCGAGATCGCGAACACCTTGCTGAAGAAGAACCCGATTGCGCTGAAGGCGACGAAGGACGCCATCAGACGCGTCGCCGAGATGACCTACGACAACGCCGAGGACTATCTCGTCCGCGCCCAGGAGGCGGCCAACTTCCACGACAATTCGGGCCGCAAGGAGGGCATCCGCCAGTTCATCGACGAAAAGAGCTACAAGCCGGGCCTCGGCGCCTACGACAAGGCCAGATGA
- a CDS encoding acyl-CoA synthetase, with translation MPAWTTPDPVALHARAQPDRLACVDLASGRRWTYRALDEAIQRAVGVLETGYGVKPGQRIATLARNSADLLILQQAAMRLGAIFVPVNWRLASAEQQAILADCDPALLLHDAALQTALPKGCKPVDVAAFAVAVEAQAPAPRCPLPAGDAPSIILYTSGTSGRPKGVIVSERNALATAVNFGVLGRVGNASIFLCDAPMFHVIGLITNLRPPLLQGGTVLISPGFDAGATNRRLADPTLGVTHYFCVPQMARMLREHPDFAPSRWTSLTAIFTGGAPNPAAEINWWLAQGVRMADGFGMTEAGTVLGMPVEADRIAGKAGSAGLPAPMIGLRLVDDDGRDVAAGEPGEIWLSGPSITPGYWNRPEETQRAFTADGWFRTGDIARRDEEGFVTLVDRRKDMFISGGENVYPVEIETVLLDHPGIAEAAVIGVADARWGEVGRAFVVAKPGCVVDPADLASYCGTRIARYKVPKEFLLTEALPRTASGKIQKHILRTWTAPTDGQD, from the coding sequence ATGCCGGCCTGGACAACGCCCGATCCCGTGGCCCTGCACGCCAGGGCGCAACCGGATCGTCTCGCTTGTGTCGACCTGGCATCCGGCCGGCGCTGGACCTATCGCGCGCTTGACGAGGCCATCCAGCGCGCCGTCGGCGTTCTCGAAACCGGCTACGGCGTCAAGCCTGGGCAACGGATCGCCACGCTGGCCCGCAACAGCGCCGACCTCCTGATCCTGCAGCAGGCCGCAATGCGGCTCGGCGCCATCTTCGTGCCGGTCAACTGGCGGCTCGCCAGTGCCGAACAGCAGGCGATCCTTGCCGATTGCGATCCGGCACTGCTGCTGCATGACGCCGCCCTGCAGACGGCGTTGCCCAAGGGGTGCAAGCCTGTCGATGTCGCCGCCTTCGCGGTGGCGGTGGAGGCACAGGCGCCGGCGCCGCGCTGTCCCCTGCCCGCCGGCGATGCGCCATCGATCATCCTCTACACGTCAGGCACGTCAGGCCGGCCAAAGGGGGTCATCGTCAGCGAACGCAATGCGCTGGCCACGGCGGTCAATTTCGGCGTGCTGGGGCGGGTCGGCAATGCCAGCATCTTCCTCTGCGACGCGCCGATGTTCCATGTCATCGGCCTCATCACCAATCTGCGTCCGCCGCTGCTCCAGGGCGGCACGGTGCTGATCTCGCCCGGCTTCGACGCCGGCGCAACTAACCGGCGCCTCGCCGATCCCACCCTTGGCGTCACCCACTATTTCTGCGTTCCGCAAATGGCCAGGATGCTGCGCGAGCACCCCGACTTCGCCCCGTCGCGCTGGACCTCGCTCACCGCCATTTTCACCGGCGGCGCGCCCAACCCGGCCGCCGAAATCAACTGGTGGCTGGCGCAAGGCGTCCGCATGGCCGACGGCTTCGGCATGACCGAGGCAGGCACCGTGCTTGGCATGCCGGTCGAGGCCGACCGCATCGCCGGCAAGGCAGGCTCGGCCGGCCTGCCTGCGCCGATGATCGGCCTGCGCCTCGTCGACGACGATGGCCGCGACGTCGCCGCCGGCGAGCCAGGTGAGATCTGGCTGTCCGGCCCCTCGATCACGCCAGGCTACTGGAACCGGCCGGAGGAGACGCAGCGCGCCTTCACCGCCGATGGCTGGTTCCGCACCGGCGACATCGCGCGGCGCGACGAGGAAGGCTTCGTCACCCTCGTCGACCGTCGCAAGGACATGTTCATCTCCGGCGGCGAGAACGTGTATCCCGTCGAAATCGAAACCGTGCTGCTCGACCATCCCGGCATCGCCGAAGCCGCCGTGATCGGCGTCGCCGACGCGCGCTGGGGCGAAGTCGGGCGCGCCTTCGTCGTGGCGAAACCCGGATGCGTTGTCGATCCGGCCGATCTGGCAAGCTATTGCGGCACTCGCATCGCCCGCTACAAGGTGCCCAAGGAGTTCCTGCTCACCGAAGCGCTGCCGCGCACCGCATCCGGCAAGATCCAGAAGCACATCCTTCGCACATGGACGGCTCCAACCGACGGGCAGGACTGA
- a CDS encoding Amidohydrolase, translated as MQASKRAYRGRVVQMDAAFTVIADAIIWIEANRIIAVTDASVAPPPGFEHLSPVVTGGTFFPGLIELHNHLAYDILKLWAVPKLYKNRGAWQGKPEYQTLVTEPMKVLGKAPGVAPAIARFTEAKCLVGGTTTSQGLTLFSAAGIKRKYRGLVRNVEESLDANLPDAQAQIPDFAADKKDIFLNYLKTHKCMLLHLSEGIDASARKHFLDLKIGPDEWAIAPSLTGIHCNALKREDFDRLAQAGAGMVWSPLSNLMLYGQTADIAAAKAAGLRIGIGSDWSPTGSKNLLHEMKVVWQYSQTTGGLFSQRDIVAMATINAAGLLRWDRYLGSIEAGKYADLMLVRGNGGDPYASLLAADETRIDLVVIDGVPRYATSALAAGFSATAEEISFAGEKRLINLDDASADEVVAGLGLGKAQALLAEAMGNLAGAAERAIAFERMSPTLRARAMPRQAQWTLVLDQDEPHDLNLRPRFSDEAHMPSLVRLSAAAKPLTAIAPATLKPQKLDPLTVAGDPDYYPSLQAQMNIPAGIKQGLHG; from the coding sequence ATGCAAGCCAGCAAACGTGCCTATCGCGGACGCGTCGTGCAGATGGACGCGGCATTCACCGTGATTGCCGACGCGATCATCTGGATCGAGGCCAACCGTATTATCGCCGTGACGGATGCCTCGGTCGCGCCACCACCGGGCTTCGAACATCTGTCGCCGGTGGTGACCGGCGGCACGTTCTTTCCTGGCCTGATCGAGCTTCACAATCATCTCGCCTACGACATACTGAAACTGTGGGCGGTGCCGAAGCTCTACAAGAACCGGGGTGCATGGCAAGGCAAGCCCGAATACCAGACGCTGGTCACCGAGCCGATGAAGGTGCTTGGCAAGGCACCGGGCGTCGCACCGGCGATCGCGCGGTTCACCGAGGCAAAGTGCCTGGTCGGCGGCACCACCACCTCGCAAGGGCTGACCCTGTTCAGCGCCGCCGGTATCAAGCGCAAATATCGCGGCCTGGTGCGCAATGTCGAGGAGAGCCTGGACGCCAACCTGCCGGATGCGCAGGCGCAGATCCCCGATTTCGCGGCCGACAAGAAGGACATTTTCCTGAACTATCTGAAGACGCACAAATGCATGCTGCTGCATCTCAGCGAGGGAATCGACGCCAGCGCCCGCAAGCATTTCCTCGACCTCAAGATCGGGCCGGACGAATGGGCGATCGCGCCGTCCCTGACCGGCATTCACTGCAACGCCCTGAAACGCGAGGATTTCGACCGGCTGGCGCAGGCCGGCGCCGGCATGGTGTGGTCGCCGCTGTCCAACCTGATGCTCTACGGCCAGACCGCCGACATCGCGGCGGCAAAGGCCGCGGGGCTGCGCATCGGCATCGGCTCGGACTGGTCGCCGACAGGCAGCAAGAACCTGCTGCACGAGATGAAAGTGGTCTGGCAATACAGCCAGACCACTGGCGGGCTCTTCAGCCAGCGCGACATCGTCGCCATGGCGACGATCAACGCGGCGGGCCTGCTGCGCTGGGATCGCTATCTCGGCTCGATCGAGGCCGGAAAATATGCCGACCTGATGCTGGTGCGGGGCAATGGCGGCGATCCTTATGCCAGCCTCTTGGCGGCCGACGAGACCAGGATCGACCTTGTCGTGATCGACGGCGTCCCGCGCTACGCCACATCGGCACTGGCAGCGGGGTTTTCAGCCACCGCCGAGGAGATTTCCTTCGCCGGCGAGAAACGCCTGATCAATCTCGACGACGCTTCGGCGGACGAGGTGGTTGCCGGGCTCGGGCTGGGGAAAGCGCAGGCACTGCTTGCGGAGGCCATGGGCAATCTTGCTGGGGCCGCCGAGCGCGCCATCGCGTTCGAACGCATGTCGCCGACCTTGCGGGCGCGGGCCATGCCCCGCCAGGCGCAGTGGACGCTCGTCCTCGACCAGGACGAGCCGCACGACCTCAATCTTCGGCCGCGCTTCAGCGACGAGGCGCACATGCCGTCGCTGGTCCGGCTGTCGGCTGCTGCAAAGCCGCTCACGGCGATTGCGCCGGCGACGCTGAAGCCGCAGAAGCTCGATCCGCTGACGGTCGCCGGCGATCCCGACTATTATCCCTCGCTGCAGGCGCAGATGAACATTCCGGCGGGGATCAAGCAGGGCCTGCACGGCTGA